A single Sporosarcina sp. FSL W8-0480 DNA region contains:
- a CDS encoding YaaR family protein — protein sequence MKVNGDHRTGLDNLRNDPLRSPQGNVRFGQMVLKQEERLHSEQMTRLLGDISSAGDRLTRSRNLRDMAKFKMLVRRFLKETVDSGMGLKQSHTWNQYGEGRGLKIIQTVDEKLLELAEALLDEEQTSVELLGKIGEIKGLLINLYT from the coding sequence ATGAAAGTGAATGGAGACCATCGGACGGGACTCGACAATCTGCGTAACGACCCCTTACGTTCTCCGCAAGGAAATGTCCGATTCGGCCAAATGGTCCTGAAACAGGAAGAACGCTTGCATTCTGAACAGATGACAAGACTTTTAGGTGACATTTCTTCCGCCGGAGACCGTCTAACCCGTTCACGGAATCTAAGAGACATGGCAAAATTCAAAATGCTCGTCCGCCGTTTCCTAAAAGAGACAGTCGACTCGGGTATGGGATTGAAACAATCTCATACATGGAACCAGTATGGTGAAGGGCGTGGATTGAAAATTATCCAAACGGTTGACGAAAAGCTTCTTGAGTTGGCCGAAGCATTATTGGACGAAGAACAGACTTCCGTTGAGTTATTAGGGAAAATCGGAGAAATCAAAGGATTACTCATTAACTTATATACATGA
- a CDS encoding cyclic-di-AMP receptor, which yields MKLIVAVVQDQDSNRLSAALTKNDFRATKLASTGGFLRSGNTTFLIGTDDSLIPKALELIRENCRSRDQMVAPVSPMGGNADSYIPYPVEVEVGGATVFVLPIEQFHHF from the coding sequence ACAGCAACCGTTTATCGGCAGCTTTAACAAAAAATGATTTCCGGGCTACAAAATTAGCCAGTACAGGGGGATTTCTACGGTCAGGAAACACGACATTCCTTATCGGAACGGATGACAGCCTCATCCCAAAAGCTTTAGAATTAATTCGTGAAAATTGCCGATCGCGTGACCAAATGGTTGCACCCGTATCACCGATGGGAGGCAACGCTGATTCCTACATCCCCTACCCAGTAGAAGTGGAGGTCGGCGGTGCAACGGTATTCGTCTTACCGATTGAACAATTTCATCATTTCTGA